In a single window of the Zea mays cultivar B73 chromosome 5, Zm-B73-REFERENCE-NAM-5.0, whole genome shotgun sequence genome:
- the LOC103626273 gene encoding cytochrome P450 89A2 → MELTWRLLAALVLPLSFLLLYHAKNGGKASRRLPPGPAAVPVIGNLFWVRLQGIEILHAIRRFHARHGPLLTLRIGSHLEVTVSDRRLAHLALVERGAALADRPASASRDLLGLNASTISTSSYGPLWRMFRRNFVAEVANPARLRLFAPARAAVLAELTDKLRHQQEADGTIVQTFQYAMFRLLVAMCFGERLDERAVRDIAAAQRDLLLYSSTKMRVFAFLPAVTRLLFRGRLQAMVAMRQRLKDMYMPLIDARRERKNKNPGVGAAADRDAVEDEATQTTLPHSYVDALLDIRLNEDDGRELTDDEMIALCSEFLNGGTDTTSTALQWIMAELVKNPGIQDKLHDEIKATMATSGGSDGHVSEEDVHRMPYLKAVVLEGLRRHPPGHMVLPHAPAEDMELGGYMIPKGTMVNFLVVDMGMDQRAWERPTEFAPERFLPGGDGESVDITGTREIRMMPFGAGRRICPGLNVATLHLEFFVANLVREFEWRQLEGETVDVEGEKAEFTVVMAKPLRARLVPRASD, encoded by the coding sequence GCCGTGCCGGTTATCGGGAACTTGTTTTGGGTGAGGCTCCAAGGGATCGAGATCCTGCATGCCATCCGCCGCTTCCACGCGCGCCATGGCCCGCTGCTGACGCTGCGCATCGGCTCCCACCTCGAGGTCACCGTCTCCGACCGCCGCCTCGCGCACCTTGCGCTCGTCGAGCGCGGCGCCGCTCTGGCCGACCGCCCGGCGTCCGCGTCCCGGGACCTCCTGGGACTGAACGCCTCCACCATCTCCACCTCAAGCTACGGCCCGCTGTGGCGGATGTTCCGGCGCAACTTCGTGGCCGAGGTCGCGAACCCAGCGCGGCTCCGGCTGTTTGCGCCGGCTCGGGCGGCGGTGCTCGCCGAGCTCACCGACAAGCTACGCCATCAGCAGGAGGCGGACGGTACCATAGTGCAAACATTCCAGTACGCCATGTTCCGCCTCCTGGTGGCCATGTGCTTCGGCGAGCGGCTCGACGAGCGCGCCGTGCGCGACATCGCCGCGGCGCAGCGGGACCTGCTGCTATACTCGTCGACCAAGATGAGAGTCTTCGCCTTCCTGCCGGCCGTCACGAGGCTGCTCTTCCGCGGCCGCCTTCAGGCCATGGTcgcgatgcgccaacggctcaaGGACATGTACATGCCGCTGATCGACGCGCGTAGGGAGCGCAAGAATAAAAACCCGGGAGTGGGAGCCGCCGCTGATCGCGATGCGGTAGAAGACGAAGCGACACAAACAACGCTGCCGCACTCGTACGTTGACGCGCTGCTTGACATCCGGCTCAACGAAGACGACGGCCGCGAGCTGACGGACGACGAGATGATCGCGCTGTGCTCCGAGTTCCTCAACGGCGGCACGGACACCACGTCTACGGCGCTGCAGTGGATCATGGCGGAGCTAGTCAAGAACCCGGGCATCCAGGACAAGCTCCACGACGAGATCAAAGCCACCATGGCGACCAGTGGCGGCTCGGATGGTCATGTCTCCGAGGAGGACGTGCACAGGATGCCGTACCTCAAAGCGGTGGTTCTGGAAGGCCTCCGGCGGCACCCGCCGGGGCACATGGTGCTGCCGCACGCGCCGGCCGAGGACATGGAGCTGGGTGGGTACATGATCCCTAAGGGCACCATGGTGAACTTCTTGGTGGTGGACATGGGCATGGACCAGCGCGCGTGGGAGCGGCCGACGGAGTTCGCGCCGGAGCGGTTCCTGCCGGGCGGCGACGGCGAGAGCGTGGACATCACGGGCACGAGGGAGATCAGGATGATGCCGTTCGGGGCTGGGCGGAGGATCTGCCCGGGGCTCAACGTCGCGACGCTGCACCTCGAGTTCTTCGTGGCGAACCTGGTGCGCGAGTTCGAGTGGCGGCAGCTGGAGGGGGAGACGGTGGACGTGGAGGGCGAGAAGGCCGAGTTCACCGTTGTCATGGCGAAGCCGCTCCGGGCGCGCCTCGTCCCGAGAGCAAGCGACTAA